In a genomic window of bacterium:
- a CDS encoding anhydro-N-acetylmuramic acid kinase: protein MKVIGMISGTSLDGIDAALVELEGGDDGEVRWRVCSFVTVPYSPAQREEIHTAIVRGGAAELCALHMRLGEWFAAAALDACRAAGVAPSEVDLIGSHGQTVWHIPPAGGRRGATLQLGCPATIAERTGIPVVSDFRSRDMAAGGEGAPLVPWVDRLLFSARGRRRALQNIGGMGNVTWLPPRGDDSPLLAFDTGPGVALIDAAVELATGGRQTFDRGGEWADRGRVREPLLAELLAHPFFDQPPPKSTGREVFGRPMVEAIVARHGPLDEQGWADLIATLTALTARSIGDAYRRWVLPRGVDEVFLTGGGARNPALFRMIQAELDPIPVHPGEGLGIDPDAKEAVAFAALAWAHVHGLPGNVPEATGAAGPRVLGSYTPGARDPGPLRGSRRHLTQAGT from the coding sequence GTGAAGGTCATCGGCATGATCTCCGGCACCTCGCTGGACGGCATCGACGCGGCGCTCGTCGAGCTCGAAGGCGGTGACGACGGCGAGGTCCGCTGGCGCGTGTGCTCGTTCGTGACGGTGCCGTACTCCCCGGCCCAGCGGGAGGAGATCCACACGGCGATCGTACGCGGCGGTGCGGCGGAGTTGTGTGCGCTGCACATGCGTCTCGGCGAGTGGTTCGCCGCCGCCGCGCTGGACGCGTGCCGCGCCGCCGGCGTCGCTCCCTCGGAGGTGGACCTGATCGGCTCCCATGGGCAGACGGTCTGGCACATCCCTCCTGCGGGAGGTCGCCGCGGCGCGACGCTCCAACTCGGCTGCCCGGCAACGATCGCGGAGCGGACGGGCATCCCGGTGGTGAGCGACTTCCGGAGCCGCGACATGGCGGCCGGCGGCGAGGGCGCGCCGCTGGTGCCGTGGGTGGACCGGCTGCTGTTCTCGGCGCGGGGGCGACGGCGCGCGCTGCAGAACATCGGCGGCATGGGCAACGTGACGTGGCTGCCGCCGCGAGGCGATGACTCGCCCCTGCTCGCCTTCGACACCGGCCCCGGCGTCGCGCTCATCGACGCCGCAGTCGAGCTGGCGACCGGCGGTCGTCAGACGTTCGACCGGGGCGGGGAGTGGGCTGATCGCGGCCGTGTGCGGGAACCCCTGCTCGCGGAGCTCCTCGCCCACCCGTTCTTCGACCAGCCGCCGCCCAAGTCCACCGGCCGCGAGGTGTTCGGCCGGCCGATGGTGGAGGCGATCGTCGCGCGGCACGGGCCGCTGGACGAGCAGGGCTGGGCGGACCTCATCGCCACCCTCACGGCGTTGACGGCCCGGTCCATCGGGGATGCCTACCGTCGCTGGGTGCTGCCGCGGGGCGTGGACGAGGTCTTTCTCACCGGCGGCGGCGCGCGCAACCCGGCGCTCTTCCGGATGATCCAGGCCGAGCTGGATCCGATCCCCGTGCACCCGGGCGAGGGGCTCGGCATCGACCCGGACGCCAAGGAGGCAGTGGCCTTCGCCGCCCTGGCGTGGGCCCACGTGCACGGCTTGCCGGGCAACGTGCCCGAGGCGACCGGCGCGGCGGGGCCACGCGTCCTCGGCAGCTACACGCCCGGCGCCCGGGATCCCGGACCCCTTCGCGGCTCTCGGCGACACCTGACGCAGGCGGGCACATGA
- the murQ gene encoding N-acetylmuramic acid 6-phosphate etherase gives MSAARPLDPRLTEQRNPRSARIDQLSTIEIVDLINAEDRMVAEAVGEEREAIARCIDLVVDSLRKGGRLIYVGAGTSGRLGVLDAAEMPPTYRTDPEMVQGIIAGGYAALVRAQEGAEDYPEDGARAIDERNVGPNDFVLGIATSGTTPFVHGALRRARERGARTGFLLCTYPSEELLKTHDVVIAPLVGPEVITGSTRMKAGTATKMVLNTISTAAMVKLGKVYGNLMVDLQVTCEKLRDRGQRILMEVLGVDRPTAAGLLEASGGHVKTAIVMGKLGLDAEEARKRLEEVGGVVARLVGDLEAA, from the coding sequence ATGAGTGCAGCACGCCCGCTGGATCCCAGGCTGACCGAGCAACGCAACCCGCGCAGCGCCCGGATCGACCAGCTTTCCACCATAGAGATCGTCGACCTGATCAACGCCGAGGACCGCATGGTCGCCGAGGCGGTGGGCGAGGAGCGCGAGGCGATCGCACGTTGCATCGACCTCGTCGTGGACTCCCTCCGGAAGGGCGGCCGCCTGATCTACGTGGGAGCCGGCACGTCCGGCCGGCTCGGCGTGCTGGACGCCGCGGAGATGCCTCCGACCTACCGGACGGACCCCGAGATGGTCCAGGGCATCATTGCGGGGGGCTACGCCGCGCTGGTGCGCGCGCAGGAGGGCGCGGAGGACTACCCGGAAGACGGCGCCCGGGCGATCGACGAGCGCAACGTCGGCCCCAACGACTTCGTTCTCGGCATCGCGACGTCCGGCACGACGCCGTTCGTCCACGGTGCCTTGCGGCGCGCGCGCGAGCGGGGTGCGCGGACCGGCTTCCTGCTGTGCACGTATCCCAGCGAGGAGCTGCTGAAGACGCACGACGTGGTGATCGCCCCGCTGGTCGGGCCGGAGGTGATCACGGGCTCGACCCGCATGAAGGCGGGCACTGCCACGAAGATGGTGCTCAACACCATCAGCACGGCGGCGATGGTGAAGCTGGGCAAGGTGTACGGCAACCTGATGGTGGACCTCCAGGTCACCTGCGAGAAGCTGCGGGACCGCGGCCAACGGATCCTGATGGAAGTGCTGGGCGTGGACCGGCCGACGGCCGCGGGCCTGCTCGAGGCGTCCGGCGGGCACGTGAAGACGGCCATCGTGATGGGCAAGCTCGGTCTGGATGCGGAGGAAGCGCGGAAGCGGCTGGAGGAAGTGGGAGGCGTGGTCGCGCGCCTGGTCGGCGACCTGGAGGCGGCGTGA
- the speB gene encoding agmatinase, producing the protein MRVPDELKGAGWELPHNFLGLDEEASDFVRARVVILPVPYEATTSYGGGARNGPAAIIEASRYIELYDQELDAEPYEAGVATLPALELTSAGPERALAELREAYERLLAAAPDKLVIVLGGEHSITSAPVLAWADRLEAAGRRLTVLQIDAHTDLRPEYEGTPYSHASVMHRVHERVDIVAVGIRALTREERELVRSSDHIHVFFADDIHEGHGWIDDVIAKLGDDVYITFDVDGLDPSLVPATGTPEPGGLGWYQALALLRRVFAERNVVGCDVVELAPIPGQPSSDFVVAKLVYKMIGYAVQRG; encoded by the coding sequence ATGCGGGTACCGGATGAGCTGAAGGGAGCCGGCTGGGAGCTCCCGCACAACTTCCTCGGCCTGGACGAGGAGGCGAGCGATTTCGTGCGAGCGCGGGTGGTGATCCTGCCGGTTCCTTATGAGGCGACGACGAGCTACGGAGGCGGCGCGCGGAACGGGCCGGCGGCGATCATCGAGGCTTCGCGCTACATCGAGCTGTACGACCAGGAGCTGGACGCGGAGCCGTACGAAGCGGGTGTGGCGACCCTGCCGGCCCTGGAGCTGACGTCTGCGGGGCCGGAGCGGGCGCTGGCGGAGCTGCGGGAGGCGTACGAGCGGCTGCTGGCTGCGGCGCCCGACAAGCTGGTGATCGTACTGGGGGGCGAACACTCGATCACGAGCGCGCCCGTGCTGGCGTGGGCGGACCGGCTGGAGGCAGCGGGGCGTCGGTTGACGGTTCTCCAGATCGACGCGCACACGGACCTGCGCCCCGAATACGAGGGCACGCCGTATTCGCATGCTTCCGTGATGCACCGCGTGCACGAGCGGGTGGACATCGTGGCGGTGGGGATCCGTGCGCTGACCCGTGAGGAGCGGGAGCTCGTGCGCTCGTCTGACCACATCCACGTCTTCTTCGCGGACGACATCCACGAGGGCCACGGGTGGATCGACGATGTCATCGCGAAGCTGGGCGACGACGTCTACATCACCTTCGACGTGGACGGGCTCGATCCCTCGCTGGTCCCCGCCACGGGTACGCCGGAGCCGGGTGGTCTGGGGTGGTATCAGGCCCTCGCGCTGTTGCGGCGTGTCTTCGCGGAGCGCAACGTCGTCGGCTGCGATGTGGTGGAGCTGGCGCCGATCCCGGGCCAGCCGTCCTCCGATTTCGTCGTGGCGAAGCTCGTCTACAAGATGATCGGCTACGCGGTGCAGCGCGGGTGA
- a CDS encoding sodium:proline symporter: METLDWIVVGLYLVVTIAIGLYLSRRGSRSMADFFVSGRSLPWWLAGTSMAATTFSIDTPLYVAGLVARQGVAGNWQWWSFGISHVILIYIFARLWRRAEIITDAELIELRYGGRPAAVLRGLRAFLFAVPINVIGMGYAMLAARKVVVALGLADVLPFDVGGDPNLTAVIVVAVLTLVYAGIAGLWGVVTTDFFQFFLALFGAILVAALAIGEVGGLGELRARLVASGLEDRMAFLPFGEAAQLGVATFLAYLGIQWWAFRRSDGGGEFVQRLAASKDEAEAERATWLFNILNYVVRTWPWVLVGLAALVVYPDLLAPGSDPELGYPRLMLDFLPVGVLGLVVASLLAAFMSTVSTQINWGASYIANDLYQRFVHRDASQRELVWVGRISSVVLTAMAAWVAFHAQDIGTIFTFIIAIGTGPGAVLILRWFWWRINAWAEIASMVAGLLIALLLYVPRVDWAAFGAPARPLALLAQVIQPVADFGTAGVLAITAFGTAAIWLTVMFLTRPESDGVLDRFYARARPGGPGWRRQRERTGLAPLQDLSTDVWSTVCGVGLVFGAMFAVGGALLLRWETAVVSILVAVLSGVLLVRLRAAVAQTGSRV, encoded by the coding sequence ATGGAGACTCTGGATTGGATCGTCGTCGGGCTGTACCTGGTCGTGACCATCGCCATCGGCCTCTATCTCTCGCGCCGCGGCTCACGGTCGATGGCGGACTTCTTCGTGTCCGGCCGTTCGCTGCCCTGGTGGTTGGCGGGCACGTCCATGGCCGCGACGACGTTCAGCATCGACACGCCGCTCTACGTCGCGGGGCTGGTCGCGCGGCAGGGCGTGGCCGGCAACTGGCAATGGTGGTCGTTCGGCATCAGCCACGTCATCCTGATCTACATCTTCGCGCGGCTGTGGCGCCGCGCGGAGATCATCACCGACGCCGAGCTGATCGAGCTCCGCTACGGCGGCCGGCCCGCGGCGGTGCTCCGCGGTCTGCGTGCCTTCCTCTTTGCCGTTCCCATCAACGTGATCGGCATGGGCTACGCCATGCTGGCCGCGCGCAAGGTCGTGGTGGCGCTGGGGCTCGCGGACGTGCTGCCGTTCGACGTGGGCGGAGACCCGAACCTCACCGCCGTGATCGTGGTCGCCGTGCTCACGCTGGTGTATGCGGGGATCGCGGGGCTGTGGGGCGTCGTCACGACGGACTTCTTCCAATTCTTCCTCGCACTCTTCGGCGCCATCCTGGTCGCGGCCCTGGCGATCGGCGAGGTGGGCGGCTTGGGGGAGCTGCGGGCGCGGTTGGTCGCGAGCGGACTCGAGGATCGCATGGCGTTCCTGCCGTTCGGCGAGGCCGCGCAGCTCGGCGTGGCGACGTTCCTCGCGTACCTCGGGATCCAGTGGTGGGCGTTCCGGCGCTCGGACGGCGGCGGCGAGTTCGTGCAGCGCCTCGCGGCATCGAAGGACGAGGCCGAGGCGGAGCGGGCGACGTGGCTGTTCAACATCCTCAATTACGTCGTCCGCACATGGCCGTGGGTGCTCGTGGGCCTCGCGGCGCTGGTCGTGTACCCGGACCTGCTGGCTCCGGGCAGCGACCCCGAGCTCGGCTACCCGCGTCTCATGCTCGACTTCCTGCCGGTGGGTGTGCTCGGCCTCGTCGTCGCTTCACTGCTCGCGGCGTTCATGTCCACCGTCTCGACGCAGATCAACTGGGGCGCGAGCTACATCGCCAACGACCTCTACCAGCGGTTCGTGCATCGGGACGCCTCGCAGCGGGAGCTCGTGTGGGTCGGCCGCATCTCGTCGGTGGTGCTCACCGCGATGGCCGCTTGGGTCGCGTTCCACGCGCAGGACATCGGCACGATCTTCACGTTCATCATCGCCATCGGCACGGGCCCGGGCGCCGTGCTGATCCTGCGCTGGTTCTGGTGGCGGATCAACGCGTGGGCGGAGATCGCGAGCATGGTCGCTGGACTCCTCATCGCGCTGCTGCTCTACGTGCCGCGCGTGGATTGGGCGGCGTTCGGCGCGCCCGCGCGGCCGCTGGCGCTTCTCGCGCAGGTGATCCAGCCCGTTGCAGACTTCGGCACGGCGGGCGTCCTCGCCATCACGGCGTTCGGCACGGCGGCGATCTGGCTCACGGTCATGTTCCTGACGCGGCCCGAGTCCGATGGGGTCCTGGATCGCTTCTACGCCCGTGCGCGGCCGGGCGGCCCCGGCTGGCGGCGTCAGCGCGAACGCACGGGGCTCGCGCCGCTCCAGGACCTCTCGACGGACGTGTGGAGCACGGTCTGCGGCGTCGGCCTCGTCTTCGGCGCGATGTTCGCCGTCGGCGGCGCGCTGCTGCTGAGGTGGGAGACGGCCGTGGTATCCATTCTGGTCGCCGTTCTTTCCGGCGTGCTGCTGGTGCGGCTGCGTGCAGCCGTGGCTCAAACCGGGAGCCGGGTATGA
- a CDS encoding ABC transporter ATP-binding protein, with product MRLLRTLRPFLRPYRGTILLGLSLVVVANAFAAVSPRLLGLAIDAIGRPGATLGTAFAYGGLVVLFAIAAGIARYGMRQILNGVSRRIETDLRDAFFEHLLRLDAAFYATHRTGDLMSRATNDTQAVRMAIGPGVMYLVNTLFSTAFALTLMLRISPRLTALALLPLSLLPPVVILFGRTIHRRFARIQDHLGVLSNMVQENLAGARIVRAYTLEATQEREFDALNAEYLAKNMALARTSGLFHPTLTLLTGLGTVVVVWVGGSGAIRGEISAGEFVAFSFYLAMLTWPMIALGWVTNLFERGMAALGRIDAIMRAEPAVRASAEPVRLDRVHGEIEFRDVSFRYPGSDRDVLQHVSFRIPAGKTAALVGPTGAGKSTIVALLTRQYDPTAGEILLDGVPLTRLDPAQVRAAIGVVPQEPFVFSETIADNIALGLPPGRTLDGRLAEALRVSRLDEALAVLPNGLETRLGERGVNLSGGQRQRLSLARALVRDPRILVLDDALSAVDTQTETEILAGLRRVLEGRTALIISHRVTAVKDADIILVLDGGRIVERGRHADLLDRGGVYATLLRRQILTEDLERDAPLAAAAAGNHSEGHP from the coding sequence ATGAGGCTGTTGCGCACGCTCCGCCCGTTCCTGCGCCCGTATCGCGGCACGATCCTCCTCGGGCTGTCGCTCGTCGTGGTCGCGAACGCGTTCGCAGCCGTCTCACCCCGACTGCTCGGCCTCGCCATCGACGCGATCGGTCGGCCCGGCGCGACGCTCGGCACCGCCTTCGCCTACGGCGGCCTCGTCGTCCTGTTCGCCATCGCCGCCGGCATCGCACGCTACGGCATGCGGCAGATCCTCAACGGGGTGAGCCGTCGCATCGAGACCGACCTGCGCGACGCCTTCTTCGAGCACCTCCTGCGGCTGGATGCCGCGTTCTACGCGACCCACCGCACGGGCGACCTGATGAGCCGTGCGACCAACGACACGCAGGCCGTGCGCATGGCCATCGGCCCTGGCGTGATGTACCTGGTGAACACGCTGTTCTCCACCGCCTTCGCGCTCACGCTGATGCTGCGCATCAGCCCGCGGCTGACCGCGCTCGCGCTGCTGCCGCTCAGTCTGCTCCCGCCGGTGGTGATCCTCTTCGGCCGCACCATCCACCGCCGCTTCGCGCGCATCCAGGACCACCTCGGCGTCCTGTCCAACATGGTCCAAGAGAACCTGGCCGGCGCGCGCATCGTCCGTGCGTACACGTTGGAAGCGACACAGGAGCGGGAGTTCGACGCGCTGAACGCCGAGTACCTGGCGAAGAACATGGCCCTCGCGCGCACGTCCGGGTTGTTCCACCCCACCCTGACGCTCCTCACCGGACTGGGCACCGTCGTCGTGGTGTGGGTCGGCGGCAGCGGGGCGATCCGCGGGGAGATCTCGGCCGGCGAGTTCGTCGCCTTCAGCTTCTATCTCGCCATGCTGACCTGGCCGATGATCGCGCTCGGATGGGTGACCAACCTCTTCGAGCGAGGCATGGCGGCCCTCGGCCGCATTGACGCGATCATGCGCGCCGAGCCGGCCGTGCGCGCGAGCGCCGAGCCGGTCCGCTTGGACCGGGTGCATGGCGAGATCGAATTCCGCGACGTCAGCTTCCGCTACCCGGGCAGCGACCGGGACGTGCTCCAGCACGTCTCCTTCCGTATCCCCGCCGGCAAGACCGCCGCGCTCGTGGGGCCGACCGGTGCCGGCAAGTCGACCATCGTGGCGCTGTTGACCCGGCAGTACGATCCCACCGCCGGCGAGATCCTGCTGGACGGCGTGCCACTCACGCGCCTCGATCCGGCGCAGGTCCGTGCGGCCATTGGCGTCGTCCCCCAAGAGCCGTTCGTCTTCTCCGAGACCATCGCGGACAACATCGCGCTCGGTCTCCCGCCCGGGAGGACGCTGGACGGCCGTCTCGCCGAGGCCCTCAGGGTGTCGCGACTGGACGAAGCGCTCGCCGTCCTGCCGAACGGCCTCGAGACGCGCCTCGGGGAGCGCGGCGTCAACCTCTCCGGCGGGCAACGTCAGCGGCTGTCGCTCGCCCGCGCGCTCGTGCGCGACCCGCGCATCCTGGTGCTGGACGACGCGCTGAGCGCCGTGGACACGCAGACGGAGACCGAGATCCTCGCGGGGTTGCGCCGCGTCCTGGAAGGGCGGACGGCCCTCATCATCAGTCACCGGGTGACCGCGGTCAAAGACGCGGACATCATCCTCGTGCTGGACGGGGGGAGGATCGTGGAACGCGGACGACACGCGGATCTGCTGGATCGCGGCGGTGTCTACGCGACGCTGCTGCGGCGTCAGATCCTCACCGAGGACCTCGAGCGCGACGCGCCACTCGCAGCAGCGGCGGCGGGTAACCATTCAGAGGGGCACCCATGA
- a CDS encoding amidohydrolase translates to MLTMTSLLRQAERLQDELVELRRDLHRHPELAFRETRTAEAAASRVAALGYKVRRGVGITGVVAELENGDGPVVALRADMDALPIQEANEVPYRSTVPGVMHACGHDAHVACLVGAARLLADAHARGELPPGTVRLLFQPSEECSDEENKSGAARMIEDGAMEGVDAIFGMHVGAHLPAHKLFVRAGPLMAGSDTFRATIEGVSAHAARPNEGIDAVVLAAHVILACQNAVARRISPMASGVLTIGRIEGGVAENVLAQRVALAGTVRYFEEDVRETLHGELRRALRVAEALGGRATLDLRPGYPPVVNDARMTDLAAAAFADAFGVDAVAEAEPMMGAEDFALYQREAPGFFFWLGAALEPPREHHHPNFDIEERVLPRGAAALAACAIRALAELGS, encoded by the coding sequence ATCCTCACCATGACGTCGTTACTCCGGCAGGCCGAACGCCTCCAGGACGAGCTGGTCGAACTGCGACGCGACCTGCACCGCCACCCGGAGCTCGCGTTCCGCGAGACGCGCACCGCCGAGGCCGCGGCGTCGCGGGTCGCCGCACTGGGCTACAAGGTGCGCCGCGGGGTCGGGATCACCGGCGTCGTCGCCGAGCTGGAGAACGGCGACGGCCCGGTCGTCGCGCTGCGAGCGGACATGGACGCGCTGCCGATCCAGGAGGCGAACGAGGTGCCCTACCGCTCCACGGTGCCTGGTGTGATGCACGCGTGCGGGCACGACGCCCACGTGGCCTGCCTGGTCGGCGCGGCGCGCCTCCTCGCAGACGCGCACGCGCGCGGCGAGCTCCCCCCGGGCACTGTCCGGCTGCTCTTCCAGCCGTCGGAAGAGTGCTCGGACGAGGAGAACAAGAGCGGGGCGGCGAGGATGATCGAGGACGGCGCCATGGAAGGCGTGGATGCCATCTTCGGCATGCACGTCGGGGCGCACCTGCCGGCGCACAAGCTGTTCGTGCGGGCCGGGCCGCTCATGGCCGGCTCGGACACGTTCCGCGCCACCATCGAGGGCGTGAGCGCCCACGCGGCGCGTCCCAACGAAGGGATCGACGCCGTCGTCCTCGCCGCGCACGTGATCCTCGCCTGCCAGAACGCGGTGGCCCGCCGTATCTCGCCCATGGCCAGCGGCGTCCTCACCATCGGCCGGATCGAGGGCGGCGTGGCGGAGAACGTGCTGGCGCAGCGCGTGGCGCTCGCCGGCACGGTCCGCTACTTCGAGGAGGACGTGAGGGAGACCCTCCACGGCGAGCTGCGCCGTGCGCTGCGGGTCGCGGAGGCGCTGGGCGGCCGCGCCACGCTGGACCTGCGGCCGGGCTACCCGCCCGTGGTCAACGATGCCCGCATGACGGATCTCGCCGCCGCGGCGTTCGCGGATGCGTTCGGCGTCGATGCCGTGGCCGAGGCCGAGCCCATGATGGGCGCGGAGGACTTTGCGCTCTACCAGCGCGAGGCGCCCGGCTTCTTCTTCTGGCTGGGCGCGGCGCTGGAGCCGCCGAGGGAACATCACCACCCCAATTTCGATATCGAAGAGCGCGTGTTGCCGCGCGGGGCGGCCGCCCTCGCGGCGTGCGCGATCCGGGCGCTCGCGGAGCTCGGCTCCTGA
- a CDS encoding arginine decarboxylase, pyruvoyl-dependent has product MEPLVPSKVFLTKGVGVHRERLTSFEMALRDAQIAKFNLVRVSSIFPPGCEVVDREEGLANLKPGQIVFAVLSEASTNEPSRRVAASVGLAIPNDPNHYGYISEHHAFGQSEFVAGEYAEDLAASMLATVLGIPFDPDEAWAVREEKWKLGGEIVETVNTTMVAEGPEDGSWVTVVAAAVFCG; this is encoded by the coding sequence ATGGAGCCGCTGGTGCCGTCCAAGGTGTTCCTCACGAAGGGGGTGGGGGTCCACCGTGAGCGGCTGACCAGCTTCGAGATGGCGCTGCGGGACGCGCAGATCGCGAAGTTCAACCTGGTCCGGGTCTCGAGCATCTTCCCGCCTGGCTGCGAGGTGGTGGACCGGGAGGAGGGCCTGGCGAACCTGAAGCCGGGACAGATCGTGTTCGCGGTGCTGTCGGAGGCGTCCACGAACGAGCCGAGCCGGCGTGTCGCCGCGTCGGTGGGTCTGGCGATCCCGAACGATCCGAACCACTACGGCTACATTTCGGAGCATCACGCGTTCGGCCAGTCGGAGTTCGTTGCTGGCGAGTACGCGGAGGATCTGGCCGCATCGATGCTGGCGACGGTTCTGGGGATCCCGTTCGACCCGGACGAGGCGTGGGCGGTGCGGGAGGAGAAGTGGAAGCTGGGTGGGGAGATCGTGGAGACGGTGAACACGACCATGGTCGCGGAGGGCCCGGAGGACGGGAGTTGGGTGACGGTGGTCGCGGCGGCGGTCTTCTGCGGTTGA
- a CDS encoding response regulator, with product MSARRLILIVEDDRFLRQAFRILLEDAGYRVREAGTGSEALEAAEEGPAAVVLDLGLPDQPGLDVCRALRAHPATRDAVIVALTGRAGAAERRACLEAGCTLYFAKPIEPRELLRQLAGLLP from the coding sequence ATGAGCGCGCGCCGGCTGATCCTGATCGTGGAGGACGACCGCTTCCTGCGCCAGGCGTTCCGGATCCTGCTGGAAGACGCGGGCTACCGCGTCCGTGAGGCCGGTACCGGGAGCGAGGCTCTGGAGGCCGCGGAGGAAGGCCCGGCAGCCGTCGTGCTCGACCTCGGCCTCCCCGACCAGCCGGGGCTCGACGTTTGCCGCGCGCTCCGCGCGCACCCGGCGACCCGCGATGCGGTGATCGTCGCACTCACGGGACGCGCCGGCGCCGCCGAGCGACGCGCGTGCCTCGAGGCGGGGTGCACGCTCTATTTCGCCAAACCGATCGAGCCCCGCGAACTGCTCCGACAGCTCGCCGGGTTGCTTCCGTGA
- the ggt gene encoding gamma-glutamyltransferase, with the protein MGPLLDVPSARGRGGQFLEDVAAPRRSAHRVLRTTALIPLLGLVAGLAACGAPRPVEQPLESARVAAAPPVPSTWRHTGDPGTARAPRAMVVTDAPLATAVGVDVLRAGGNAVDAAVATAFALAVVYPEAGNIGGGGFMVAYFADGRTAALDFRERAPLAATRDMYLDERGEPTDRSITGHLAAGVPGAVAGLWAAHQRFGTKPWRELLEPAIRLARDGFAVDSHFAAAIRNDSARLARFPASAALFLPGGRPPRPGDTWRNPDLAAVLERIAERGPAGFYEGETADLIVAEMQRGGGIITHEDLRSYEPRWREPIEFRYRGRRIISMPPPSSGGITLALIANILENDDLGRLGWSTAPTLHLVAEAMRRAFADRNHFLGDPDFVEIPRARLLSREHAAAWRATISRERATPSSEIVAGAVPVEEGAHTTHFSIVDPEGNAVALTTTINELFGSAVTVTGAGFLLNDEMDDFASKPGAPNMYGLVQGEANAIEPGKRMLSAMTPTIVLDEQDRPWLVTGARGGPRIITAVFQVLSNVVDHGLDLTAAVTAPRIHHQHLPDVLFYEEGGLAPETVRALEALGHTVQPRSGYIGNAPSILRQGDVWVGVPDPRVGGSAAGF; encoded by the coding sequence ATGGGGCCGCTACTGGACGTTCCATCAGCGCGAGGGCGTGGAGGACAATTCCTCGAAGATGTCGCAGCTCCGCGGCGGAGTGCGCATCGGGTTCTGAGGACCACCGCCCTCATCCCACTGCTCGGACTCGTGGCGGGGCTCGCCGCCTGCGGCGCGCCCCGCCCCGTCGAACAACCGCTCGAATCCGCCCGCGTGGCCGCGGCGCCGCCTGTGCCGTCCACGTGGCGGCACACGGGCGACCCAGGCACGGCGCGCGCGCCGCGGGCGATGGTCGTCACCGACGCGCCGCTGGCCACCGCCGTGGGCGTGGACGTGCTCCGGGCCGGCGGCAACGCGGTGGACGCAGCGGTCGCGACCGCGTTCGCCCTCGCCGTGGTGTACCCGGAGGCGGGCAACATCGGCGGCGGCGGCTTCATGGTGGCGTACTTCGCGGACGGTCGCACCGCCGCCCTCGACTTCCGCGAACGCGCGCCCCTCGCCGCGACCCGCGACATGTACCTCGACGAGCGCGGCGAGCCCACCGACCGCTCCATCACCGGCCACCTCGCCGCCGGCGTTCCCGGCGCCGTGGCAGGGCTGTGGGCCGCACACCAGCGCTTCGGCACCAAGCCGTGGCGCGAGCTCCTCGAGCCCGCCATCCGCCTGGCCCGCGACGGCTTCGCCGTGGATTCGCACTTCGCCGCCGCGATCCGGAACGACTCGGCGCGGCTCGCGCGCTTCCCCGCTTCGGCGGCGTTGTTCCTGCCCGGCGGGCGCCCGCCGCGGCCCGGCGACACGTGGCGGAACCCCGATCTCGCGGCCGTGCTCGAACGCATCGCCGAGCGAGGCCCCGCCGGGTTCTACGAGGGCGAGACGGCGGATCTAATCGTGGCCGAAATGCAGCGCGGCGGCGGCATCATCACCCATGAGGACCTGCGCAGCTACGAGCCGCGCTGGCGCGAGCCCATCGAGTTCCGCTACCGCGGCCGGCGGATCATCTCGATGCCGCCGCCTTCGTCGGGCGGGATCACGCTGGCGCTCATCGCGAACATCCTGGAGAACGACGACCTCGGCCGGCTCGGCTGGAGCACCGCGCCGACGCTGCACCTCGTCGCGGAGGCGATGCGGCGCGCGTTCGCGGACCGCAACCACTTCCTCGGCGACCCGGACTTCGTGGAGATCCCGCGCGCGCGGCTGCTCTCGCGCGAGCACGCCGCGGCGTGGCGCGCCACCATCTCGCGCGAGCGGGCCACGCCATCCAGCGAGATCGTCGCTGGCGCCGTGCCCGTCGAGGAGGGCGCGCACACGACCCATTTCTCCATCGTCGATCCGGAAGGGAACGCCGTCGCGTTGACGACGACCATCAACGAGCTGTTCGGCTCGGCCGTCACGGTCACCGGCGCCGGCTTCCTGCTGAACGACGAGATGGACGACTTCGCCAGCAAGCCCGGCGCGCCGAACATGTACGGGCTGGTGCAGGGCGAGGCGAATGCGATCGAGCCGGGCAAGCGGATGCTGTCCGCCATGACGCCCACCATCGTGCTGGACGAGCAGGACCGGCCGTGGCTCGTCACCGGCGCCCGGGGCGGGCCGCGGATCATCACCGCGGTGTTCCAGGTCCTGTCCAACGTCGTGGACCACGGGCTGGACCTCACCGCTGCGGTGACCGCGCCGCGCATCCACCACCAGCACCTGCCGGACGTATTGTTCTACGAGGAAGGCGGTCTCGCGCCGGAGACGGTGCGCGCGCTGGAGGCGCTGGGTCACACCGTGCAGCCGCGGAGCGGCTACATCGGCAACGCCCCCTCGATCCTCCGTCAAGGCGATGTCTGGGTGGGCGTGCCCGACCCGCGGGTCGGCGGGAGCGCAGCGGGCTTCTGA